The Aethina tumida isolate Nest 87 chromosome 5, icAetTumi1.1, whole genome shotgun sequence genomic sequence aaatcctctctttttcaatttaattattaatattaattatttaatctagtTAAACTAATAGATAatgaataacttttttattatcactatattttatattatgcaaaataaaaataaaacaacactgaataatatttaatattattagttttagagacaaaaatatagatttatacagggtgtcttTCCTAACTAATGGGTCGtagttaaaaacatattatgcTTTaactaaacttattttatcattagttaatattaattcaaataaaaaatgacaaatttaaagatattattttatattttacttcgtatttttttattaaacctgTCTTCTGTAGCTTTtggaacaatttaatatttaataaaaatgtttcccaTTACTATTAGTAGAAAAAAGTAcaacttataaaatatctacctATCTTTATTCCTTCTTGAAATATCTTTttgaagtttataatattttatataataaatattatgaatttaaatttaggtaAGGTATgtcaatttttctattaaaaaaatttaaaaactttaaaaaaatattaaggtaCTCCAAGAAGTAAAAATGTTACagataaagtttaatttattattttttaaagaataatagattatttacataataagttatttaagttaatatgaAACTTTTATGTGTATTGTTTttctcaaattatatttaattttattaattatatattattagtatatgtACTTGTTTccttattagattttttttatgttatattcgaaagaaaattttgttgacctatttatatagaaaagataattgtaatttattgtttaatgtatgagattagtgttttttttttgaagaggacatattttataaactttagtttttaaatattttcatatctatataatttaagtCATATTTACTTTGTCTAtcgataaaaatgtaaatacacaTATTACACTTAAATTGCCTAATTACACAAGATTTAGATAGTAACATTGAAGTTCCTTAAAAGCCAAATTAACTTTAGACTTTTTTGCTTTCAACGACTTCGTAAAGttacattgtattatattactttaatttattattaattaattaattatattatatacatattacacTTAAATTACCTAATTACACTAGATTTAAATAGTTACATTGTAGTTTCTTAAAAGCCAAATTATATACAGAAGTTTTTACTTCCAACATTAACAACGTTACATTGTATTACATTACTTTAATTtggctataaaaaattaacgaatatattcaaaataagttGCTAATGTTTTTTGCgtgtaaaattttctaatgaacatttttattgttcatatTAAAGTAACATTAAATCTTCCTAAACACATTTTCATGAAATCATTCctgtcttttttaaataattggaaacAGTACACAAGTAAAGACAAGGCAAATTGCTtttgatttttcttataattaattagtatttaaatgctatttatcaaatacgcattttttagtttttatttaatagtaaggacaattttaattgtcattAGTCATCCTTGCATTGCGTATGTAAAAGTTATCTCTTAAATTGTAGTTTTCAttgctaattttataacaatcaataaaaaaaccaAAAACACTAATTTCAcaaccatttttataatttataacatatttattacatctcggtaaatgtaaaatttcccAAGAACTGAtctacgtttttagtaaacaATTCATCATTTCCAAATAGTAGTCCATCATTAATTCGAAAAGTAAATAgacatttgtaataatttgtacTCATTATCAAacgtgtatataaaatttgaataaaaaacttaattaatgtatatttaaagagTATTTTGACGTACATCTTCGCACttcaattactttaatatcaACCACCAGCCCATTTGTGTAATTGcattgttaattgaaaaatattgtaaataattctgtGCAATTAATTATCTGACGGTAATAAATTTTCGACATTGTGAAGgtcagttttaatttacaaaaaggtATTAACAATGTATGTGTAATAAAGCCGTGATGTTTCCGATACGTGGTCATcccaaaacaaaacaacaacataattaaaaactttttattacggAAACACATTATTCGGCAATTACAAacggatataaaaataaattaaacacatttcgATAACGCGttcgaaataaaaatcttCCTCGAGTGCGCAGAAGCACGCATCATCATTCATTTCTTCCGGGCTGAGCGACACCGCATCGCTTTACTTCTGTTCGGTTAGAGGCACACGCTCTTTGATCGTGCAGTCTTTGGCCGGCTCGCACAATTTCATCGTGCAGATGCGATAAATGCAGCAGAACTGTATCAATAGTCCGACGAATATTAATATAGCACCGATTGCGTAACATATCACTTTGAAGTTGACCAGGAACTTTATGTAGAGGGCCACTTCCGGGGGCATCCGGACTACCTGCTCGAACCATATCAGAGGGAAGTATACTTTGGGGACGTCCGAGTATAAtctgaaattaacaaataatagttaaattagcTAGTATCTGGATGTGGATGTAATATTGAAGTAATCGTGTATTGTGGGTTGCATATGTGATTTATGAAGAATAAAGAAAGAGaagttttatttggatttattggattacTAACATCAGGAGTttcttttatatgaaatttctaCAAAAACCGTACACTTTCAAGtcgtttttgattattattaaaataatttgtcaattttatgatGATATACATACAATGTGAAACTCATTTTagtttcaacataaaaatactgtaaatgtcctatttcatttgatttatattcatgttcgttctttattatttttcctttttactGCATTTTTATTGTGCCATGATGTAAATATCATTTTGTCCGTTCaaattatgcatatttttccctttatattatatatattatctgTTTTCtgatacttttttttataaaagttttgactctttacgtatttttaatatatgatgtttttatttaaaacatggctttatgttttcattttattatttatagtattctccattattatagtaactttttaaaatattaactattttagtaaatgtgaactgttataataatataatttaataatattgttttagaatgtgtgtttaaaaactaatctGAATGAAACTtgatatacagtagtggtcattattatagaaacattataaaatattttattatatcttttatttaaattgatctgtttgtataatattaattattattgttgttttatatagtattttaaaaaccacCATATTCTTATCCtacaaaacatatattttttggatttgatttagacataaatatagtaactttaattatgaaaggaattttaattatcaaatctgtgttatttaattttacattaacacacatttttttgtactttttgtgttataatttttctatatatgtCTGGATATTGGGACAGACAAAATGAAACATCTAtgcttttatcttttaaaaaatccacaattttggatttgtgtttgggatcattttcatgttgaaacacatttattaacagcttcatttattcaatatatggaatcaaattgttgtttaatatatccctgtacatACATCAGTCTAAGGGGGActgtaggtataacaaactttttgtctAGTTTGAGCAGAAGCAGAAACATCATCattaagtcaaaattggacttctactttttagtagaaaccagtGTTTTTCTTATAGGGTTGGTGTCAAACGATTCCTCATCGACTAAAGAATCTTTTCAAGTCCTccaactaatttcagcaagttcCATCTcctccaggttggctttaatttcagtttgatAAAAACGGGTACACAAGCAAGAAATAACTCTTTGTGCAACACCCCAGATTccaatattgaaattgttctacccctttcaataataaactataaagTTTTTCGAATatcatactaattaataaaataatcgcagattgaatgtatatataatcaagcaaaattaaagttaaattttaattcataataatttaatatttctaacatttgttgattgatatttaaacattaatttaatttaattatcatggctggtaatgtatattttccatgtttcatattttaattttaggtcaatataaattaagtataatttcCATGTCAATTACTTATTGTAAACATACATATCTAACATGTCTATTATTTAATCTGTTATGGTTTATTcctaactttttattaaattttttattgcattttttgtGTCAggtttgtttttgtaattgattattatgtatatgaattttttcatagactaattacaaaaaaattgctCTCAATTAGTTCAGGTGTaccataaatgtatttaatcaacttcttgatttataaacttattatgCAAACTGTTATGAAAAAAACGAATGTAAATCTAATCAAATTAACTTAGGTAATATAtatcattgttttttttttaatttaataataaaaggtcGTTTTATCACAGGATAAATTTACTTACTGTATGTTTGTGACTGGCGTCAGCAGTAGATTGAGTTGTAATCTGGCAGCCACCTCTAGGGGCAATCCGGTTTTCTAAAACaccattttttacaaaaattcaattattcccagcaataaaaaacaaaagcaaaAAGTGCACCCACCGGTTCGAAGATCATATAAAACTCGTGTCTGTCCTTATCGGCCTTCACACCCTCTATGCTGTCCAGATAATAGGGGTCGGCGTTGTAGAAGTGGGGCAGAGATACGAAGGCGGGCGATCCGTAGCGGCAAGCGGACACATTGACCGCCCCCGACGGCATACAATCACCCAAACAAAAGCATTTGTTCTCCACGATCTTGGTGCCTGCGAAAAAAACAACGAAACAATGGCAAAAAGTGAACTTCTTTTGGGGGGTTCGGTTTTATCGCGGTcgtgaaattatattttatcggtGCGGGGTTACGGACCCGTAAAAATCGACGTTTTTAATGGTGTCGGCTGGtgttattactaatttattcgACGAAGTAAAcgttataatttatctcctaAAGAAATTAACCGGATTTTTGttcaagattaaatttaaataccaaccATTGTCTAAGAATCTGTCTCCGGCACTGTACTTGTAGCCCACAATGTTATGGATCTCGACGTCTTTCTCGTACTCCAGTTCCACTGGCCTGCATAAATCCGATGAGAAAAACTTAACAATACTGTCTTTGTTTAAGTTCTGCGGAAAGAATTCGCCCGCCGATCCGTCGATGTCGCTGCACTTGTCCAGATAAAAAGACGTCCTGTTCGAGCCCTTCCATTCGTAAAGCCTTCCCAGTTGGCCGTCGACTCCCGTATCCATGTTGAAGGTACCTTCGAAAACGTCTGAACCGTTTCTCTAGAAAAACGCATATCAATTAATCGTGAACGTTTCAATTTTCTATTCGGAGACAGAATAATTGAGTTTTTAATTAGTCGTTTTTGCCATGCCCGCCTTGCCAAGAGAGCTAATTAACTTAGATTAATTCCACTCCAAGGAGatcataaaacttttttacatCACAAATTATCGCACTTTTTTTGATAGTTCTAATGCACTTTTGAGGAGAAAATCAATGCGCCAAGTTTTATTGTTCAGGGTGCTCTAAAGCTGTTCTCAGTTATTTCAGAGAAAAGTGAGTTGGAATTGTCCAAAGACAAACTTGTTTAAAACTGacagtatatattaaattatttaaactaattataaatatctacGAAAACTGTCTTTtggcaaattttgaaaatgtgtgTAAGTTTTTATCCACATTCTTTAAGatgcattaataataaatagtatgtTAGTATgtttaatagattattaaatatttcaaaattactcAGATATatcagataaattttattataaattgtaaatttttggaaagcaCGATTTTTctgaaatgcaaatttaataatgaaataaaaatagcatatatctcgaaattttaaaaagctttatttattataaatatttatatttaaaaaattgtgacatATATCTAATACAAattcattactttattttgtcTATAGTTTGTGTGCTCCTTTTTCTGTCTAAAAGTAAAAGGAAACAAACTAGAGAAAACAAAACAACTATAAAAACTTGCCTTGTCCCTTGCTGAATGGAGAATatccacaattttattttagaatgaaagaaaataaatttaaggcgatgattttttttatttttagaaagccTATTTTTTCGATAACTTAAAgatacatattatttagaaatattgggaatgttaatataatattaaatataaatttagaaaacaatGAGCTCTTGATACACAAGttgattacattttaaaataaaatttatttaaaaaaaaatgaaaatttggtTGTCTTTTGTTTAACAGGAAATActtctattataaaattcgtatttttgtatatttttcttgaTATCTTCATCTCTAAATTTCAaggacattaattttttaaggtttatatTACGTAAAAAAGAGGATTTGGAAAGTTTTTACAGTttgtaaaatgattttttgacagataaatttaattatggtttttatttgaaatagaaatagttgtatttatttcaaaattataaggagattttattttttaggtaataAGTGTCTGTacaatgttatattaataaaaataataaaaaaagtcagACGTATAtccatttgaaaataaataaatatttgttattttattttctttataatttacatgtttCTCTTTCTGATCAAATTTAGAAGCAAACAAAttacagataaaataaaacgataaaaacttgcttgtttttaattgaacagGAAATACctcgattttattttagaataaaaacaaacttaaaatatgagtttttatacatttctgGGAagcttgattttttttctgataatttaaagataaatagttataaatatgtgcttgtaaaaatattttatcgtttgtaaaaaataagtcaTTAATTATACGTTCAGAAAATCTGCTAAAGGTCAGTTCTCTTTATCTGGTCTAGAAGTACTTttcacaaacaaaattaatttaattgatttttccgTTATAACAACCCTTAcattcttatattattatgagtgtaatattatttcaatttattattcaaattccaATTTTCCCAAGTTTATGCCATGAGCATTttattgagaaaaaaaaatgtttataaaatctgTTCCAAGTCATtcaaaaaccttaaatttaatgtttgaaaataaaattttgatgttgcttatttaattgaagtcaaataaatgtttctcTTTCGGTTTAAAAGCAGAATTAcacataatatatacaaaaattgctGTCCTTAATTTAACAGGAAATgtctcaatttaattaatagagtaaaaacaaacaattttaaacatttttgaaatacttaattttttccgatattttaaaattattattttcttattttatttataatttctcttTCCATTCAAAGCAAAAGCAGACAAACTACAGACAaaacaaaactataaaaacttGCTAGTCCCTAGTTTgcactaattttatttcagaatgAAAATGTGGGTTTTTTAAACGTATATTTTATCTTCAAGTTTCAAGGACATTTTTTAAGGAAAACAGTTTGGCTGTAGAATGTTTCTAcagtttgtaaaaattaacatttataaaaatcttgatcCCTTGACATTTTTCCTTATCTGGCCtggaaataattagtaataaccAAAGGGTATTACCCCATGCACTTACACCATAAAACCAGCCGAATTTGTCCATCTCGGGCATGTTACTGTCGGCCAAGAACGGCATGCTCCTCGCAATGTTCATCAACTTGTCCTCGTACCCCTCGAACAGCAACTCCCCAACGCTCTTCACGATATGCACCTTCTGATTCATCGTGTTCAACGTGACAGACAATCCTTTTTTAACGATGTAGTTCCAGTTTCGGACCGCATAAGCGGCAGACTGAAAAACCAAGACCAATTAAGTTCGTTTGTATGTTTTTACAACAACGATTTGATTTTCCCATCACGTAATTCTAATCCCGAACAGTCCCCATTACCATTCCAGTTAACAAAgctctaattaattatacgcGTGTTCTTTTTTCGAGAGCTTTGTAAAAAAACAACGTTTCAACTTGGATAATGGGGGCGAAATTCACGTCACGAGTCTCGCGGGTGCGAACTCCGTGGGGAGGCTGTAACCGACGATCTAAACAGTTTATTTAAcgggttttttttttaaggggGTGAAAAGCGCTTTTAAAAATGAGATCATAAAAGTGCAATTCGGGTTTCTTAATCGCCAGTTTCTGACGTACTTAATTCGTCCTTACCGTAGTGACGGGATTGACCGTCGTGACTTCGTCACTCAACGGACCGACGCTGTGTTCCCGATCGAAGAACCACGTCCTCAAATGCCTGAACGTCACCGTACTGTTGTCGTTCCACGTAACTTTGGACTTTTCCTTGGTCTCTATGAACCTGTACGGTCCCATGAGCTTGAAACTGGGCTTGACGGTGTTGTTGTGCACGGCCTCCGAATTGGTCCAGTTGTGGAAGTAAAAGTCTATGGTCAGGGGGATGGGGTTCTTCTTCCACATGTGATATGCGGTCGAGGTGGGCGTTAAAACGAAACCGGTTCTCGTGATCACGTGATAGAGATGAGACCAAGTGGTAATTATGAGGACTCCAAGGATAACGAAGGCCATTGATATCGTACAAAGGATGGAGGATTTGGTGCACAATCGTCTCAGCTTCATCTTGACGTTCTGGCGGTGCTTCGTCTGGAAATACACAATCTAATCAGAATTATATCCTGGGGTAATTGGAAAGTGGATCCACGTTCCCTCAATCCCTGTTTTATCTGTTTTATGGCGACcagtgattaattaaatgtgagtgcggtttgatttaattaaattataatattaatgtcttTATCCTGACGTCAATATTGGTTggctgtttaaaaaaattgttaattaatttgcctaaatgatgaaaaaacaattttatggaggaaatttattttacggtctttagtttttatttgtgaatttaaatcgattatttaataacttattttaattatttaaaaaagatataattttGCCTTATCAAGACCAtgagaaacaagaagagagTTTAcgactaaataaatcaatcgtttccaatattatttaaaaatttggagaaATTGTTATCGTCAACTGAAACTGGAGAGAACCTGGAGGAACTGAgatttgctgaaattagtttaagaTGGTTAGTGGACACCAAATCTACAAATTTCTACTAATAAATAAGTCCAATTTTGATTTGGTCACATTCATAGGACAGTGGGAATGAGTAGTTTTTGGTgagactaaatttaaattataaaaaaatgatagttCTGTTTAAGTTAAACATCCTACAATTCAATTATGTTGTGTGGATGCTTCTGACTTCTGGCACATATAACAGATATCCTGATTTATatacagggatatattaaactgtATGTACTTTTGTTAATAGATATATGTATACAGCTGTTAATTGATTTAACTGAATAATACTTATATACtgtggttttaaaatataattaaaatagaaaaaacaattttatgagtGTTTTATgacgataatttatttttgtgaaaaacCATCGtgggtttaattattttttataaaattcattaaagtaaaaatctgTACTTACAATATGTTACACGtgataaatagtaatttatgtcaactttttgtttattaaatacagtCACAAccttaaattaagaaaataaccaCTTACACTTTTCGACATAACTTGAACAACAAACAACtatcttattattatatatttttaaagacctCACAGTTTATCAAGTTTATctgcaattaataattattaggcATTATCACTAAATAGTGCGTAGTAAgccaactattttaataatgaccaTTTTACCttatatattatcaaactagcatcacaacaacaaaaatcaaaaacacaGTGTTTACCTGTTGAAACGTCTGAGAAAACTGTCGTAAAATTTCCGTAACAGCTAATGAAGATGGTCAATTAGTCCACCCACGAGTTGCATAGTTTATTTAGCGTCTATTAATTGTTCTATTAAATATGTGAATCGCTTACCTCTAAAGGCTTAATGAAGAGAGGTGAGCCATTTAACCTCTTATCGAAATTCTTAACCGcttcatcaaaaaaaaaaagacattAATGAACGATAATTAATTGAACGGGTTTTCTAATTGAAATAGGATACACGCTTGCGGTCTTCTAAtcaggtttttatttaatggattattttgtttttaaaaatggtgtttataaataactcattaacgattttaattaattaaataatatatttgaatttatttgtaatataaattaacttatcTGAAGAGATTGTCTGATTTTGAGTTACAAATTCCAATAGAAAAACAAACATAGAAAGGATAATGAGATTAAATATCAGACTGGAAGTCCTAAACTTAAAATCCAttcataaaaacaattgaaatcgGATACAAGATGCTATCTTCAAAtcgtgattttatttaatgaattttgtttttaaaaataatgtttgtaaataattcattaaggatttaattaattaaataatgtatttatttatagatatggTGGTTCTTGTATTTATGACTAAAGATAGTaattaattgctataaaataaagattattaGAATATAACTTATCCGAAGTATCAATGAACTTTTACTAAAACATCGTCCTACTGATTTGGAGTTACAAATcccaataaaaagttaaaaagataaaaatagaaGTATAATGAGATTAAATCTGATATTGAAAGTCTCAAATCTATAAtccattcataaaaaaaaacagggattaacattttttaaactaatcagTAAGAAATGTGTTGAAACAACTTACCAAAGATAaactttaaactatttaatccATTGTAAACAAACTACACAGCGAATTAAAGTGCAACATTTTCAGGTACGAGTTGGTTTGGCAATTAGCATTCAAAGTATTAAGTTGCAAATAGCGATGAAAATAGAACAAAGTAACGTAACGTTACAAATTAAGTGTgcatatgataaaattataaactaa encodes the following:
- the LOC109602167 gene encoding protein croquemort-like translates to MKLRRLCTKSSILCTISMAFVILGVLIITTWSHLYHVITRTGFVLTPTSTAYHMWKKNPIPLTIDFYFHNWTNSEAVHNNTVKPSFKLMGPYRFIETKEKSKVTWNDNSTVTFRHLRTWFFDREHSVGPLSDEVTTVNPVTTSAAYAVRNWNYIVKKGLSVTLNTMNQKVHIVKSVGELLFEGYEDKLMNIARSMPFLADSNMPEMDKFGWFYGRNGSDVFEGTFNMDTGVDGQLGRLYEWKGSNRTSFYLDKCSDIDGSAGEFFPQNLNKDSIVKFFSSDLCRPVELEYEKDVEIHNIVGYKYSAGDRFLDNGTKIVENKCFCLGDCMPSGAVNVSACRYGSPAFVSLPHFYNADPYYLDSIEGVKADKDRHEFYMIFEPKTGLPLEVAARLQLNLLLTPVTNIQLYSDVPKVYFPLIWFEQVVRMPPEVALYIKFLVNFKVICYAIGAILIFVGLLIQFCCIYRICTMKLCEPAKDCTIKERVPLTEQK